A window of the Anoplopoma fimbria isolate UVic2021 breed Golden Eagle Sablefish chromosome 17, Afim_UVic_2022, whole genome shotgun sequence genome harbors these coding sequences:
- the LOC129106391 gene encoding SAM pointed domain-containing Ets transcription factor: MSNPVGSLTECPGYGSRMGMTEDTLSILERNRGSAELWDLGETKPSGDALERGVPGLYLSCFDMLLTEDATWLVKVSEASPALALPMTRMEPQDEPEQCPVIDSQEQGLSPGLEGQEEERTLEQVQSMVVGEVLKDIETACKLLNITPDPIEWNTGNVQKWLLWTEHLYRLPHAGKAFHDLTGKDLCAMSEEEFRQRSPQCGDTLHAHLDIWKSAAWMKERCSVGDTKTTGGEDLWSEADSSCSGQPIHLWQFLRELLRKPHNYGRCIRWLNKDKGIFKIEDSAHVARLWGLRKNRPAMNYDKLSRSIRQYYKKGIIRKPDVSQRLVYQFVHPV, translated from the exons ATGTCAAATCCAGTGGGCAGTTTAACTGAATGCCCAGGGTATGGATCCCGGATGGGGATGACAGAGGACACACTCTCCATCCTGGAGCGAAACAGAGGCTCTGCAGAACTCTGGGACCTCGGGGAGACCAAACCAAGCGGTGACGCCCTGGAGCGTGGCGTGCCAGGCCTCTACCTGTCCTGCTTCGACATGCTCCTCACCGAAGACGCCACCTGGCTGGTGAAAGTGTCAGAGGCCTCCCCGGCGCTGGCTTTACCCATGACTCGCATGGAACCCCAGGATGAACCAGAGCAGTGCCCCGTCATCGATAGCCAGGAACAGGGACTCTCCCCTGGGCTGgaggggcaggaggaggagcggaCTCTGGAGCAGGTGCAGAGCATGGTGGTGGGAGAAGTGCTGAAGGACATTGAAACAGCCTGCAAACTGCTCAACATCACCCCAG ACCCCATAGAGTGGAACACGGGCAACGTCCAGAAGTGGCTGCTGTGGACTGAACATCTGTACAGGTTGCCCCACGCAGGAAAGGCCTTCCATGACCTGACAGGAAAGGACCTGTGCGCCATGAGCGAGGAGGAGTTTCGCCAGCGCTCGCCGCAGTGCGGAGACACGCTGCATGCACACCTGGACATATGGAAGTCAG cTGCCTGGATGAAAGAAAGGTGTTCAGTTGGAGATACAAAAACTACCG GCGGCGAGGATCTTTGGTCCGAGGCCGATTCGTCTTGTTCCGGTCAGCCCATTCATCTGTGGCAGTTCCTCAGAGAGCTCCTGCGTAAACCTCACAACTATGGACGCTGCATTCGCTGGCTCAATAAAGAcaaag GTATTTTTAAAATCGAAGACTCGGCTCACGTCGCCAGATTGTGGGGACTCAGAAAGAACCGACCTGCCATGAACTATGACAAGCTGAGCCGCTCCATACGGCAGTACTACAAGAAGGGCATCATCCGCAAGCCCGACGTGTCTCAGAGACTGGTGTACCAGTTTGTTCACCCAGTATGA